The Phoenix dactylifera cultivar Barhee BC4 unplaced genomic scaffold, palm_55x_up_171113_PBpolish2nd_filt_p 001642F, whole genome shotgun sequence genome includes a window with the following:
- the LOC103707624 gene encoding uncharacterized protein LOC103707624: MVAPSKFTAILVAVLAIGAANALKPSAPKAISDLREAIIEGLGIHGEGLEMSGFDVRDALVGHSVAYEFDIEVDKKVVPVKLLEDVSRWDFVDLPIFRAEEEKGLAERGRRPDARVLPELSPFQLAGPMELWIQDGDDMRLSLPHDVDAGRLKKVLLSDGAVVTVKGARSVSLRHPLDLPLPLNQTHPKNRFIASGLLTIAEALLNAARSNEKPILSLRIVGPTSLTSSPSMSPNEKLKLKRLAPGLVELSSRSVPAVSEDAQASQNPTLWPLTSLNGSSSNLRGFEELLASVLGKKGQEEGSFRLVRAEVAARTYVKMGFSVERSLLDGEVDWSGFPEWKTRPKMAMAHFEVLARVEDNGNVIPERIAAVQPFNMQDSVLRSVQTGNVSMSQVSAAYPPPDYFTL; encoded by the exons ATGGTGGCTCCGTCTAAATTCACGGCGATCCTCGTCGCCGTCCTCGCGATCGGAGCCGCGAACGCTCTCAAGCCCTCCGCCCCCAAGGCGATCTCG GATTTGCGGGAGGCGATCATAGAGGGACTAGGGATCCACGGGGAGGGGCTGGAGATGTCGGGGTTCGACGTGAGGGACGCGCTGGTGGGGCATTCGGTGGCGTACGAGTTCGACATCGAGGTGGACAAGAAGGTGGTTCCGGTCAAGCTCCTCGAGGATGTTAGCAGGTGGGATTTCGTTGATCTGCCCATCTTTAGGgctgaggaggagaagggcttggccgagagagggaggaggccgGATGCGAGGGTTCTGCCGGAGCTATCGCCGTTTCAGCTGGCGGGGCCGATGGAGCTCTGGATCCAGGACGGGGATGACATGAGGCTCTCCTTGCCG CATGATGTAGATGCTGGtaggctgaagaaggtcctcctATCAGATGGTGCTGTGGTGACAGTCAAGGGTGCAAGGTCTGTCAGCCTCAGGCACCCGCTTgatctccccctccccctcaacCAGACCCACCCTAAGAATCGTTTTATAGCATCGGGCCTCCTAACCATTGCAGAGGCCCTCCTTAATGCTGCACGTTCAAATGAGAAACCTATCCTTTCCCTCCGCATTGTTGGTCCCACTTCGCTCACTTCTTCACCATCCATGTCCCCCAATGAGAAGCTCAAGCTCAAGCGCCTTGCCCCTGGCCTTGTTGAGCTCTCATCCCGCTCTGTCCCAGCTGTCTCTGAAGATGCACAGGCATCACAGAACCCCACGTTGTGGCCTCTTACTTCATTAAATGGATCTAGTTCTAATCTTAGGGGTTTTGAAGAGCTATTGGCATCGGTGTTGGGAAAGAAGGGACAGGAGGAGGGATCATTCAGGTTGGTGAGGGCAGAGGTGGCAGCACGAACTTATGTGAAGATGGGGTTCTCTGTGGAGAGGAGTCTTTTGGATGGGGAGGTGGATTGGTCGGGGTTCCCGGAATGGAAGACAAGGCCCAAAATGGCCATGGCCCACTTTGAGGTGCTGGCTCGGGTTGAAGACAATGGGAATGTGATCCCTGAGAGGATTGCAGCGGTTC